One region of Prochlorococcus marinus str. GP2 genomic DNA includes:
- a CDS encoding GTP-binding protein: MDYLKLKYIKYILLILFLYIFFSILIRIVNIYTLLFLIVFIYIFYSIDKKLFKKIIYKVIFKNKKNTLSFKNTYGAAKISLEGIEKINKKIKDQVKVELLNYQKNKLESQLNMGDYKVTLFGAGSSGKTSLARSLLKNIVGQTSAKIGTTKQINSYKISIPILKRNINIIDTPGLFEPSKLGEEREKVTILEASNSDLVLFVLDQDINKYENYLIKELLKIGKKIIIVLNKCDLRSSDENNLIEENINYITSARKNNISVVQTIAVPQEYSYGKSDSLNLIPEVGSLFKEIIETLDNNGEELLADNILFRSNKLGIKSKNFLKEQRYLMSNKVIKKYMWITGGVILVNPLPAVDFLTTSSVNLQMIMELSKIYEIKITKKDAKDLSKSLLSTLAKLGIVKGGLAILSPALATSLTKIIISKSIQSITAGWLIRIVGLSLIEYFKNGQDWGDGGIQEVVDKIYKISKREEILNNFVKEAIAKIEIKKYFQSNKRLPQFPR, translated from the coding sequence ATGGATTACTTGAAATTAAAGTATATAAAGTATATTTTATTAATATTATTTCTATATATTTTCTTTTCGATACTTATAAGAATAGTAAATATTTATACACTCTTATTTTTAATAGTATTTATTTATATCTTTTATAGTATTGATAAAAAATTATTTAAAAAAATAATTTATAAAGTTATATTCAAAAATAAAAAGAATACACTTTCATTCAAAAATACATATGGTGCAGCCAAGATAAGTTTGGAAGGTATTGAAAAAATCAATAAAAAAATTAAAGATCAGGTAAAAGTAGAACTTTTAAATTACCAAAAAAATAAACTAGAGTCTCAATTAAATATGGGGGATTATAAAGTTACTCTTTTTGGAGCAGGTTCCTCAGGTAAAACATCCCTAGCAAGATCCTTATTAAAAAATATTGTCGGACAAACATCAGCAAAAATAGGTACTACAAAGCAAATTAATAGTTATAAAATTAGTATTCCAATCCTAAAAAGAAATATTAATATTATTGATACTCCAGGATTATTCGAACCATCTAAGTTAGGCGAAGAAAGAGAAAAAGTAACAATTTTAGAAGCATCAAATTCTGACTTAGTCCTTTTTGTTTTAGATCAAGACATAAATAAATACGAAAACTATTTAATTAAAGAATTATTGAAAATAGGAAAAAAAATAATAATAGTACTAAATAAATGTGATTTGAGGTCTAGTGATGAAAATAATCTTATCGAAGAAAATATAAATTACATAACTTCGGCTAGAAAAAATAATATTTCAGTTGTTCAAACAATTGCAGTACCTCAAGAATATAGTTATGGAAAATCAGATTCCTTAAATTTAATTCCAGAGGTAGGAAGTTTATTTAAGGAAATAATTGAAACTTTAGATAATAATGGTGAAGAGTTATTGGCAGATAATATCCTTTTTCGATCAAATAAGTTAGGCATTAAGAGTAAAAATTTCTTGAAAGAACAAAGATATTTAATGTCAAATAAGGTGATTAAAAAATATATGTGGATAACGGGAGGTGTAATACTAGTTAATCCACTTCCTGCTGTAGATTTCCTTACTACTAGCTCTGTTAATCTTCAAATGATAATGGAATTATCAAAGATATATGAAATAAAAATTACCAAAAAAGATGCAAAAGATTTATCAAAATCATTACTAAGCACATTGGCTAAACTAGGGATAGTAAAAGGTGGTCTTGCAATTCTTTCTCCTGCTCTAGCTACAAGCTTAACTAAAATAATAATATCTAAATCTATACAATCAATTACAGCAGGCTGGTTAATAAGAATAGTGGGACTAAGTTTGATTGAATATTTTAAGAATGGTCAAGATTGGGGAGATGGAGGAATTCAGGAAGTCGTTGATAAGATATACAAAATAAGTAAGAGAGAGGAAATTTTAAATAACTTCGTCAAAGAAGCTATTGCAAAAATTGAAATAAAGAAATATTTTCAATCAAATAAAAGGTTGCCTCAATTTCCTAGGTAA
- the lspA gene encoding signal peptidase II — protein MIYKIQTKLYFLSLSIFIVLIDQFTKYLMIYNNKLFINKDFLVFKLDFVKNYGAAFNIFSGSRTFLSLISIIFSILLIYLIFRKNTLKAIDLYSYSFILGGTIGNGIDRIYKGFVVDFININIINFPIFNIADISINIGFIFLFYNIFKNNR, from the coding sequence ATGATTTATAAGATACAAACAAAATTATATTTTTTATCTTTAAGTATTTTTATTGTTCTAATAGATCAATTTACGAAATATTTAATGATTTATAATAATAAATTATTTATTAATAAAGATTTTCTTGTATTTAAATTAGACTTTGTAAAAAATTATGGAGCTGCATTTAATATATTTAGTGGTAGTAGAACATTTTTATCTTTAATAAGTATAATTTTTTCAATATTACTTATTTATTTAATATTTAGGAAAAATACTTTAAAAGCAATTGATCTATATTCTTACAGCTTTATTCTTGGCGGAACAATTGGTAATGGTATAGATAGGATATATAAAGGTTTCGTGGTTGATTTTATAAATATAAATATTATAAATTTTCCAATATTTAATATTGCTGATATATCTATTAATATTGGTTTCATTTTTTTATTTTATAACATATTTAAAAATAATCGATAA
- a CDS encoding biotin transporter BioY has protein sequence MSLQSLVITSMLPVYIPLPFIFKSTNSFVLPITWQIPTIILLTLIFKKKVVFRAFSIYLTLGLFIAPLFHQGGSIGYLLTPNFGYLLGVYPLIKIIDVLNNRNKINIGNFLINGFIAIGAMHLTGIFYNLIQTIFYSQFNIFLYNLGKYSVGKIGYHFLMLLPLLLVIKPIKHLKKIR, from the coding sequence GTGAGTCTACAATCACTAGTAATAACATCAATGCTACCTGTCTATATTCCACTACCTTTTATCTTTAAATCTACTAATAGCTTTGTGTTGCCTATCACATGGCAAATTCCAACCATAATTTTATTAACACTTATTTTTAAAAAAAAAGTTGTTTTCAGAGCATTTTCTATATATTTAACTTTAGGGTTATTTATTGCTCCATTATTTCATCAAGGAGGATCAATAGGATATCTTCTCACTCCAAATTTTGGATATTTATTAGGTGTATATCCATTAATCAAAATAATTGATGTTTTGAATAATAGAAATAAAATAAATATTGGCAACTTTTTAATAAATGGATTTATAGCAATAGGTGCTATGCATCTAACAGGAATATTTTACAACCTTATACAAACTATTTTTTACAGTCAATTTAATATATTTTTATATAATTTAGGGAAATACTCTGTAGGTAAAATTGGATATCATTTTTTAATGCTTTTACCGCTATTATTAGTTATTAAGCCTATTAAACATTTAAAAAAAATCAGATAA
- a CDS encoding ABC transporter permease codes for MSRNISIKEALGMATKTLVSNKLRSSLTMLGIIIGNASVITLVGLGRGAQTLAKNQLSNLGANVLFIVPGNNDTRRRGITFPKNLVLEDAVAISNQVPTVKKVAPQISANEIVQSNSKSLNISIAGVTPEFLDVRSFEIDKGRFLSKSDVNSARSYVVIGPDLKDEFFKDKSSSLGKKIRIKDHTYEIIGILKPKGAVFGSNQDKNAYIPLTTMVNRITGKDPTYGVSLSFISVEAINKNSTSAAKFQITNLLRQRHKIIRDDDFAVRSQEDALNIVTNITSGLTFLLAGIGAVSLVVGGIGIMNIMLVSVSERTEEIGLRKAIGAKQSDILIQFLIEALILSTIGGLIGTTTGLSGVFLLSLITPLPASVGFTTTFSTMIISGSIGLIFGVLPAKRASKLDPIVALRSL; via the coding sequence ATGTCTAGGAATATCTCAATAAAAGAAGCCTTAGGCATGGCTACGAAGACCCTAGTATCAAACAAATTAAGAAGTTCGTTAACAATGCTGGGAATAATTATTGGAAATGCATCAGTTATTACACTTGTTGGACTTGGAAGAGGTGCTCAAACATTAGCAAAAAACCAATTAAGTAATTTAGGTGCAAATGTTTTATTCATTGTTCCTGGCAATAATGACACAAGAAGAAGAGGTATTACATTTCCTAAAAACCTTGTTTTAGAAGATGCTGTAGCAATAAGTAATCAGGTTCCAACAGTTAAAAAAGTTGCTCCTCAAATCTCTGCTAATGAAATTGTACAATCAAATTCTAAAAGCCTAAATATCTCAATTGCAGGAGTTACTCCTGAGTTTCTTGATGTTAGAAGCTTTGAAATAGATAAGGGAAGATTTTTGTCAAAAAGTGATGTTAATAGTGCAAGAAGTTATGTAGTAATAGGTCCTGATCTTAAAGACGAATTTTTTAAAGATAAATCTTCATCACTTGGCAAAAAAATCAGAATTAAAGATCATACTTATGAAATTATCGGAATATTAAAACCAAAAGGGGCTGTATTTGGAAGTAATCAAGACAAAAATGCTTATATTCCACTAACCACAATGGTAAATAGGATAACTGGGAAGGATCCTACATATGGTGTAAGTTTAAGCTTCATCAGTGTGGAGGCGATAAATAAAAATTCAACTAGTGCTGCTAAATTTCAAATTACTAATTTATTAAGGCAAAGACATAAAATAATAAGAGATGATGACTTTGCCGTTAGATCACAAGAAGATGCCTTAAATATAGTTACTAACATAACAAGTGGACTTACTTTTTTATTGGCAGGTATTGGGGCAGTATCATTAGTGGTTGGAGGCATAGGAATCATGAATATTATGCTAGTTTCTGTTAGCGAAAGAACTGAAGAAATTGGACTTAGAAAAGCAATAGGAGCTAAACAGTCAGATATATTAATTCAATTTTTAATTGAGGCATTGATTTTATCTACAATTGGAGGATTAATTGGAACGACAACTGGATTATCAGGTGTCTTTCTTTTATCTCTTATAACTCCACTTCCTGCATCTGTAGGATTTACTACAACTTTTTCTACCATGATCATTTCAGGATCAATTGGTTTAATTTTTGGCGTTTTACCCGCAAAAAGAGCTTCTAAATTAGATCCAATTGTTGCATTGAGAAGTTTATAA
- the pyk gene encoding pyruvate kinase, protein MSNIDLKRRTKIVATIGPATQSEEIITDLIKAGVTTFRLNFSHGDHKDHAARIKTIREVSKKLDIDIGILQDLQGPKIRLGRFQDGPVKVKKGDKFTLTSNEVECTNTIANVTYDNLSKEVSEGKRILLDDGKIEMIVKKVDIEANLLECQVTVGGVLSNNKGVNFPDVQLSVKALTEKDKEDLKFGLSEGVDWIALSFVRNPSDINEIKDLINKNGHSTPVVAKIEKFEAIDQIDTVLPLCDGVMVARGDLGVEMPAEEVPLLQKELIRKANSFGIPIITATQMLDSMASNPRPTRAEVSDVANAILDGTDAVMLSNETAVGDYPVEAVKTMATIARRIERDYPLKAIESHLPSTIPNAISAAVSNIARQLDAGAIIPLTKSGSTARNVSKFRPPTPILATTTERSVARRLQLVWGVTPIVVKNDERTAKTFSLAMQIAQEMGILNQGDLVVQTAGTLTGISGSTDLIKVGLVRKIVSRGISIGEIGVTGKARIIKNNLDISLICPGEIIFVPQELMELIPLSKKIVGIVTNQNVDDVYALYNKNNKKISTICNLENIDNHQISNGDLITLQLNEGVIYMGQIEDDDAIDKYKYV, encoded by the coding sequence ATGTCGAATATTGATTTAAAAAGAAGAACAAAAATAGTAGCTACTATTGGGCCTGCAACGCAATCTGAAGAGATAATTACAGATTTAATAAAAGCTGGAGTAACAACATTTAGGTTAAATTTCTCACATGGAGATCATAAAGATCATGCTGCAAGAATAAAAACTATAAGAGAAGTATCAAAAAAGTTAGATATAGATATTGGAATATTACAAGATCTTCAAGGACCTAAAATAAGATTAGGGCGCTTTCAAGATGGTCCAGTAAAAGTTAAAAAAGGTGATAAATTTACGCTTACATCAAATGAAGTTGAATGTACAAATACTATTGCAAATGTAACCTACGACAATCTTTCTAAAGAAGTTAGTGAAGGGAAAAGAATACTTTTAGATGATGGCAAAATAGAAATGATAGTAAAAAAAGTAGATATAGAAGCTAATCTATTAGAGTGCCAAGTTACTGTAGGGGGGGTTCTTTCAAATAACAAGGGTGTTAACTTTCCAGATGTTCAATTATCAGTAAAAGCATTAACAGAAAAAGATAAAGAGGATTTAAAATTCGGTTTATCTGAAGGAGTTGATTGGATAGCCCTAAGTTTCGTAAGAAATCCATCCGATATAAACGAGATAAAGGATTTAATAAACAAAAATGGCCATTCAACTCCTGTAGTCGCAAAAATAGAAAAATTTGAAGCAATTGATCAAATTGATACTGTATTACCCTTATGTGATGGTGTAATGGTTGCAAGAGGTGATTTAGGAGTCGAGATGCCTGCTGAAGAAGTTCCTCTTTTACAAAAGGAATTAATAAGAAAAGCTAATTCATTTGGTATTCCAATAATTACAGCGACACAAATGCTTGATTCTATGGCTTCTAATCCAAGACCAACAAGAGCCGAAGTAAGTGATGTTGCCAATGCAATACTTGATGGAACAGATGCTGTAATGCTTTCAAACGAAACTGCAGTTGGTGATTATCCTGTAGAGGCAGTAAAAACCATGGCAACCATAGCAAGAAGAATTGAAAGGGATTATCCACTAAAAGCTATTGAGAGTCACTTACCAAGTACTATCCCTAATGCTATTAGCGCAGCAGTAAGTAATATAGCTAGACAACTTGACGCAGGCGCAATAATCCCATTAACAAAATCAGGATCTACTGCTCGAAATGTAAGTAAATTCAGACCACCAACACCTATATTGGCAACTACTACTGAGAGAAGTGTAGCGAGAAGATTACAACTTGTTTGGGGAGTTACTCCCATAGTAGTTAAAAATGATGAAAGAACAGCTAAAACTTTTAGTTTAGCTATGCAAATTGCACAAGAAATGGGGATATTAAATCAAGGAGATTTAGTAGTACAAACTGCAGGTACATTAACTGGTATAAGTGGATCTACAGATTTAATAAAAGTCGGTTTAGTCAGGAAAATTGTTTCAAGAGGAATTTCAATAGGGGAAATCGGTGTTACAGGTAAAGCAAGAATAATAAAAAATAATCTTGATATATCTTTAATTTGTCCAGGAGAAATAATATTTGTTCCACAGGAATTAATGGAATTAATACCACTGAGTAAAAAGATTGTCGGTATAGTTACGAACCAAAATGTAGATGATGTTTATGCATTGTATAACAAAAATAATAAAAAGATTTCCACAATTTGTAATTTAGAAAATATAGATAATCATCAAATCAGTAATGGAGACCTTATTACATTGCAGCTTAATGAAGGTGTTATATACATGGGTCAAATTGAAGATGATGACGCAATAGATAAATATAAATATGTCTAG
- a CDS encoding nucleoside triphosphate pyrophosphohydrolase family protein: MDFKTYQKKARETAQYPDIGSNNIYPTLGLVGEAGEVAEKVKKVIRDKNGIFDNESKLGIKKELGDVLWYISNLCTELNFNLEDVAIQNLEKLKLRAAKGKISGSGDDR; this comes from the coding sequence ATGGATTTTAAAACTTATCAGAAAAAAGCAAGGGAAACGGCACAATATCCAGATATAGGTTCAAATAATATTTATCCAACTCTTGGATTAGTTGGAGAAGCCGGAGAGGTAGCTGAAAAAGTAAAAAAAGTTATAAGAGATAAAAATGGAATATTTGATAACGAATCAAAATTAGGTATAAAAAAAGAGTTGGGCGATGTCTTGTGGTATATCTCAAATCTTTGCACAGAATTAAATTTTAATTTAGAGGATGTGGCAATACAAAATCTTGAAAAATTAAAATTGAGAGCTGCTAAAGGAAAGATAAGCGGTTCTGGTGACGATAGATAA
- a CDS encoding YggT family protein: MLSEILAVLGQTLSIYSFILIIRILLTWFPGIDWSNGVLSALTSITDPYLNIFRGIIPPIGGFDISSLLAFLLLNVIQNLITNLQYASLGYS; encoded by the coding sequence ATGTTATCTGAGATTTTAGCAGTTCTAGGCCAAACATTATCTATTTATTCCTTCATATTAATCATAAGAATTTTACTCACATGGTTTCCCGGTATAGATTGGAGTAACGGTGTTTTATCTGCATTAACTTCTATCACAGATCCATATTTAAATATTTTTAGAGGTATCATTCCTCCCATAGGTGGATTTGATATTTCATCTTTATTAGCTTTTTTACTTTTAAATGTTATTCAAAACTTAATTACAAATTTACAATATGCAAGCTTAGGATATAGCTAA
- the scpB gene encoding SMC-Scp complex subunit ScpB: protein MDLVTRIEAVLYLKGRPITKKDLSEITNSDINSINDAIKDLKNKYSKPNSAIELNEVNNSYCLELKSSLNDFVEDLLPSELKTSELRTLATIAIKKKILQSDLILLRGSGAYDHIKELLEKKFIVKRKQKDGRSYWLSLSEKFFQTFAVSNEYLSKIGSHNNKQQ from the coding sequence ATAGATCTAGTTACCAGAATTGAGGCTGTTCTTTACTTAAAAGGCAGACCAATAACAAAAAAGGATCTCTCAGAAATTACTAATTCTGATATTAACTCAATAAATGATGCAATTAAAGATCTAAAAAATAAATACTCTAAACCAAACTCGGCAATTGAATTGAATGAAGTAAATAATAGTTATTGTCTCGAACTAAAATCTAGTCTCAATGATTTTGTAGAAGATTTACTGCCTTCTGAGTTGAAAACATCAGAATTAAGAACATTGGCTACTATCGCAATCAAAAAGAAGATTCTGCAATCGGATCTTATACTTCTTCGAGGCTCAGGAGCTTACGATCATATTAAAGAATTATTAGAAAAGAAATTTATTGTGAAACGGAAGCAAAAAGATGGTAGATCATATTGGTTATCATTATCAGAAAAATTTTTTCAAACATTTGCTGTGAGTAATGAGTATCTCTCAAAAATAGGAAGCCATAATAATAAGCAACAATAA